In one window of Zhongshania aliphaticivorans DNA:
- a CDS encoding acyl-CoA dehydrogenase family protein translates to MDLTPSLKAQELHKKLAAFMDQSIYPNEKAYAEQLHMAKDRFAILPLMDELKAKAKDAGLWNLFCPEEFPQYCAHGGLSFVDYAPLAELMGRVVWAPEVFNCNAPDTGNMEVFMKYASDAQREKWLTPLLNGYIRSSYAMTEPQVASSDATNIELSIVKDGGEWVLNGRKWFITGAMNERTKIFIVMGKTDPENANRHKQQTQVLVPKDTLGMSIVRPLTTLGYDDAPIGHAEIVFDNVRVPLENVLLGEGRGFEIAQGRLAPGRMHHCMRLVGAAQRSLELACKRAVSRSTFGRPLSKHQSVREEISRSFSEIEMARLLVMKTCKQIDEQGPMQTTDMIAATKTTVPLLVQNVIDRCMQLHGAGGLTEDYFMAEAFNYARWCRQADGPDQVHQMALGKQIIDRFAE, encoded by the coding sequence ATGGATCTTACCCCCAGTTTGAAAGCGCAAGAGCTTCACAAAAAGCTTGCTGCATTTATGGATCAAAGTATTTATCCCAACGAAAAAGCCTACGCTGAACAGCTTCACATGGCTAAAGATCGCTTTGCAATTTTACCGTTGATGGATGAACTAAAGGCCAAAGCGAAAGACGCCGGTCTGTGGAATTTATTTTGTCCAGAAGAATTCCCTCAGTATTGCGCGCACGGCGGTTTGAGCTTTGTTGATTATGCACCGCTTGCGGAGTTAATGGGACGAGTTGTGTGGGCGCCAGAGGTCTTTAATTGTAATGCGCCTGACACAGGCAATATGGAGGTGTTCATGAAATACGCCTCAGATGCGCAGCGAGAAAAATGGCTAACACCGCTTTTGAATGGTTATATCCGCTCTTCTTATGCGATGACTGAGCCGCAGGTTGCGTCCAGTGATGCAACTAATATTGAGTTGAGCATTGTGAAAGACGGCGGTGAATGGGTTTTAAATGGCCGTAAGTGGTTTATTACTGGCGCTATGAATGAACGCACTAAGATCTTTATTGTGATGGGCAAGACTGATCCCGAAAACGCCAATCGTCACAAGCAACAAACCCAAGTGTTAGTTCCTAAGGATACCTTGGGGATGTCAATTGTAAGACCGTTAACAACATTGGGCTATGATGATGCGCCTATCGGGCACGCCGAAATTGTGTTTGATAATGTACGGGTGCCATTAGAAAACGTGTTGCTAGGTGAGGGCCGCGGCTTTGAAATAGCACAGGGTCGTTTGGCACCAGGTCGTATGCATCATTGCATGCGTTTAGTGGGGGCGGCTCAGCGGTCACTGGAATTGGCGTGTAAACGTGCGGTATCACGCTCTACATTTGGTCGGCCACTCAGTAAGCATCAGTCGGTTCGAGAGGAGATTTCTCGCAGTTTTTCAGAAATTGAAATGGCACGGTTATTGGTTATGAAAACCTGTAAGCAAATCGATGAGCAGGGACCAATGCAAACCACTGATATGATTGCCGCGACTAAAACCACCGTACCTTTGTTGGTGCAAAATGTGATTGATCGCTGTATGCAGCTGCATGGCGCGGGTGGCTTGACTGAAGATTATTTTATGGCCGAAGCGTTTAATTATGCCCGCTGGTGTCGTCAAGCAGATGGTCCAGATCAAGTGCATCAAATGGCACTTGGCAAACAAATCATTGATCGTTTTGCAGAGTGA
- a CDS encoding phosphotransferase family protein, with the protein MADAFDLDVVSLTAYLEANIAGFKGPLSAEKFAGGQSNPTYLIDAASGKYVLRRKPPGELLKSAHAVDREFRVMQALASSDVPVPAMRVLCDDDSVIGSMFYVMDFLDGRIMWDAALPEQSPSERAAIYDAMNKVLADLHNVDVEKVGLSDYGKPGNYFERQLSRWTKQYRASETAVMPAMEKLIEWLNTNLPTDDGLVCINHGDFRLDNMMFAHDRSEVLALLDWELSTLGHPYADLAYQCMQLRIPSDAVIPGLGGVDRELLGIPSEQTYVKQYCERRGIAKIDHWVFYLAFSFFRLSAILQGVYKRALDGNASSQKAMDYGALAEPLAELGVALIEHGE; encoded by the coding sequence ATGGCAGATGCATTTGATTTAGACGTTGTTAGTTTGACCGCCTATCTTGAAGCAAACATTGCTGGCTTCAAGGGGCCGTTAAGTGCTGAAAAATTTGCTGGCGGGCAGTCTAATCCTACTTATTTAATTGATGCCGCGAGTGGAAAATACGTGCTTAGGCGCAAGCCGCCGGGTGAGCTTTTAAAATCTGCCCATGCGGTAGATCGCGAGTTTCGGGTAATGCAGGCGCTAGCATCGAGTGATGTGCCTGTGCCTGCAATGAGAGTCTTGTGTGACGATGACAGTGTTATCGGTTCCATGTTCTATGTGATGGATTTTCTTGATGGTCGCATAATGTGGGATGCGGCGTTACCTGAACAGTCGCCCTCTGAACGCGCTGCCATATATGACGCCATGAACAAGGTGTTAGCAGATTTACACAACGTTGATGTTGAGAAAGTGGGGTTGAGCGACTACGGCAAGCCGGGTAATTATTTTGAGCGTCAGCTTAGTCGTTGGACAAAACAGTACCGAGCGAGTGAGACGGCAGTGATGCCGGCGATGGAAAAGCTCATTGAATGGTTAAATACAAACCTCCCTACAGACGACGGTTTGGTCTGCATCAACCACGGTGATTTTCGGCTTGATAATATGATGTTTGCCCATGACCGTAGTGAAGTATTAGCACTGTTAGATTGGGAATTGTCCACGCTCGGACACCCTTACGCAGATTTAGCTTACCAATGTATGCAGTTGCGTATTCCCAGTGATGCGGTTATTCCGGGCTTGGGCGGGGTAGATCGTGAGTTGCTGGGCATTCCCTCTGAACAGACCTATGTGAAACAGTACTGTGAACGTCGAGGGATAGCGAAAATTGATCATTGGGTGTTCTATTTAGCCTTCTCATTTTTCCGTCTCAGCGCCATCTTGCAAGGGGTTTATAAACGGGCTTTAGACGGTAATGCCTCTAGCCAGAAAGCGATGGATTATGGCGCGTTAGCTGAGCCTTTAGCCGAGCTCGGTGTGGCTTTAATTGAGCATGGCGAATAA
- a CDS encoding AraC family transcriptional regulator, producing MRTPTVCSEYLVDLLQYIENHGVDAKSLITAIGFTPEQHLTAEGRFPLRLFEVLMDVASVMLDDSFLGAHAGADSSPTAWGMVSYIGMSAPNSRAAFDSVAQFSRLLIDHGDVMFSELGSDLTQLVWVVPERKPVSRHLAEFFFTSLYRANKAILNRWCNQREVCFSHAGPEDISEIERILEAPVKYNCSANYVEFDSHFLDRPTRFPHTGIYNSLVQTARAELAKLQMEDRIVKDVIASVLRHLPSGVPKLDNVAAELGLAPRTLQRRLNNTDVNFKSLVDDARKQRSRQLVGESDMALLDISAELGFSDQSSFQKAFKRWFGLAPGRYRMSQQLLNNSPG from the coding sequence GTGCGAACACCAACAGTGTGCTCTGAGTATTTGGTTGATTTACTTCAATACATAGAAAACCACGGCGTTGATGCAAAGTCGCTGATTACGGCGATAGGGTTTACACCTGAGCAACATTTAACCGCGGAGGGGCGTTTTCCTCTTCGTTTATTTGAAGTGCTTATGGACGTGGCGAGTGTGATGCTCGATGACTCTTTTCTTGGTGCCCACGCGGGCGCAGATTCTTCGCCGACTGCCTGGGGAATGGTAAGTTACATTGGCATGAGTGCACCAAACTCGCGTGCGGCCTTTGATTCTGTAGCTCAATTTTCGAGATTGTTGATAGATCATGGCGACGTTATGTTCAGTGAGCTGGGCAGCGATTTAACTCAGTTAGTTTGGGTGGTGCCAGAGCGTAAACCGGTGTCTAGACATCTAGCGGAATTCTTTTTTACGAGTTTGTATAGGGCAAATAAGGCGATTTTGAATCGCTGGTGTAATCAACGCGAAGTGTGCTTTAGTCATGCTGGACCTGAAGATATAAGTGAAATTGAGCGTATTCTTGAAGCGCCAGTAAAGTACAATTGCAGTGCGAATTATGTGGAGTTTGATAGTCATTTTTTAGATCGTCCCACCAGATTTCCCCACACTGGAATTTATAACTCCTTAGTGCAAACTGCGCGTGCTGAACTTGCTAAGTTGCAGATGGAAGACCGCATTGTGAAAGATGTCATTGCGAGTGTCTTGCGCCACTTACCCTCAGGTGTTCCTAAGCTCGATAACGTGGCTGCGGAGTTGGGGCTAGCACCACGCACCTTGCAGCGGCGCCTGAATAATACCGATGTGAATTTTAAAAGCTTAGTTGATGATGCTCGTAAACAACGCTCTAGGCAGCTAGTCGGTGAAAGTGATATGGCCTTACTCGATATTTCTGCCGAGCTTGGATTTAGTGATCAAAGCTCGTTCCAAAAGGCGTTTAAGCGCTGGTTTGGTTTAGCGCCTGGTCGTTATAGGATGAGCCAGCAGCTGTTGAATAACTCGCCTGGCTAA
- a CDS encoding alpha/beta hydrolase — protein sequence MNTKFKATVIRKAIKVSCRMHWLGKTAKHIDVRHSHIDTAHGSIPLRIYQPPGEGPFPVVVYYHGGGWVIGDLGVYDPMCRDLCNRSDCIVVAVDYRLAPEHPFPAAPEDCLAALKWTYEHIELYGGLPNAIVVAGDSAGGNLAAVTALQARECLPNVVKGQVLIYPVTDHYEPGTPSYLENANGPVLTRKLMIWFWDTYLKNSSVLEFGQTRHPRATPLARNDLDNLPPTLLITAGRDPLRDDGANYAMRLEQFDNTVQYSLYADSCHGFVGLQGPKADHIEATEEISTWLGVLFSA from the coding sequence ATGAATACTAAATTTAAAGCAACGGTTATACGTAAGGCAATAAAAGTGTCGTGCAGAATGCATTGGCTGGGCAAAACAGCCAAGCATATTGATGTACGTCACTCACACATTGACACCGCACATGGGTCTATTCCATTGCGGATTTACCAGCCACCAGGAGAAGGGCCTTTTCCTGTGGTGGTGTATTACCATGGCGGTGGCTGGGTTATTGGTGATTTGGGTGTTTATGACCCTATGTGTCGTGATTTATGCAACCGCAGTGATTGTATTGTTGTTGCTGTAGATTATCGCCTAGCGCCAGAGCATCCGTTTCCCGCTGCCCCTGAAGATTGCTTAGCCGCGTTAAAGTGGACTTATGAGCATATTGAATTATATGGCGGCTTGCCAAACGCGATAGTGGTAGCGGGTGATAGTGCTGGGGGTAATCTTGCCGCGGTGACAGCACTGCAAGCCAGAGAGTGTTTGCCTAATGTGGTGAAAGGCCAGGTGCTAATTTATCCGGTAACAGACCACTACGAGCCGGGAACCCCGTCCTATTTGGAAAATGCAAATGGGCCAGTATTGACTCGCAAATTAATGATTTGGTTTTGGGATACCTATTTAAAAAATAGCTCTGTGTTGGAGTTTGGTCAAACCCGGCACCCCCGTGCAACCCCGTTAGCTCGTAATGATTTAGATAATTTACCCCCCACATTGTTAATAACAGCGGGAAGGGACCCTTTGCGCGACGATGGTGCCAATTACGCTATGAGGTTGGAGCAGTTTGATAATACTGTTCAGTACAGTCTATACGCGGATTCTTGTCATGGTTTTGTTGGATTGCAGGGGCCAAAGGCAGACCATATTGAGGCCACAGAGGAAATTAGCACGTGGCTAGGGGTCTTGTTTAGCGCTTAG
- a CDS encoding histidine phosphatase family protein: protein MAEIVVVRHGQAAFASDDYDRLTEVGWEQARLLGEYFFGAEQQFDAVFSGTMRRHRETLSGIHDAFSLSTITLPAAQETSALNEYDFHRLVDSYIEMYGNKLDGVSVDLANASSFYRFLRLALLAWSRDELSNVAEPWSAFEQRVKGILATLSAVKGRVLVVTSGGPVSAMLREALNLSVAAMIASNLQTKNTGVTRYFTRGEQFSLNMFNAVPHLEMAPHRHLISYT from the coding sequence GTGGCAGAGATTGTTGTAGTTCGGCATGGGCAGGCCGCCTTTGCTAGCGATGATTATGACCGCCTTACCGAGGTGGGGTGGGAACAAGCGCGGTTATTGGGCGAGTATTTTTTTGGTGCTGAGCAACAGTTTGACGCGGTATTTAGTGGGACTATGCGCCGCCACCGAGAAACCCTGAGCGGTATTCATGATGCCTTTTCACTGTCCACTATTACGCTGCCAGCAGCACAAGAGACTTCTGCCTTAAACGAGTATGACTTTCATCGTCTGGTAGACAGCTATATTGAGATGTATGGCAATAAGCTAGATGGAGTATCGGTAGACCTCGCTAACGCATCAAGTTTTTATCGGTTTCTGCGCCTCGCATTACTGGCTTGGAGTCGCGATGAACTCTCAAATGTCGCGGAACCTTGGTCGGCATTCGAGCAGCGAGTGAAAGGAATATTGGCGACGTTGTCTGCCGTGAAGGGCAGAGTGCTGGTGGTGACATCTGGCGGCCCAGTGAGCGCTATGCTTCGCGAGGCGCTAAACCTGAGTGTTGCCGCAATGATCGCGAGTAATTTACAGACAAAGAATACCGGTGTGACACGTTATTTCACTCGTGGAGAGCAATTTAGCTTAAACATGTTCAATGCTGTGCCGCATTTAGAGATGGCGCCACACCGTCATTTAATTAGCTATACCTAG
- a CDS encoding SDR family NAD(P)-dependent oxidoreductase, which yields MNKSVLNTLDLSGQIALVTGASSGLGAHFATVLAQFGATVVAAARRTERLEALVNNITQAGGKAIAVAMDVNDSESVKAAFNTAQAQVGSVSILINNAGVAEPSRFVDSTEDNWDFTVDTNLKAVWRVSREASERMIRSQVAGSIINIASILGLQPSANNALYATAKAGVVQLTKNSAQELWRHNIRVNALCPGYFETEINADFFKSDKGAQYLNKIPPRRLGQMDELTMPLLMLASSAGSFVTGVALPVDGGHLLQSL from the coding sequence ATGAATAAGTCAGTTTTAAATACCTTGGATTTATCAGGCCAAATTGCATTAGTAACAGGTGCTTCAAGTGGTCTGGGCGCGCACTTTGCTACCGTGTTAGCTCAATTTGGCGCGACGGTAGTCGCGGCGGCGAGACGGACGGAAAGACTTGAGGCATTGGTTAACAATATTACGCAAGCGGGTGGTAAAGCCATTGCGGTGGCAATGGATGTTAATGATAGCGAATCTGTTAAAGCGGCATTTAACACTGCACAAGCGCAGGTGGGGAGTGTGTCTATTTTAATTAACAATGCCGGTGTTGCCGAGCCCAGTCGCTTTGTCGATAGTACTGAAGACAATTGGGACTTTACCGTTGATACTAATTTAAAGGCGGTGTGGCGGGTATCGCGTGAGGCATCTGAGCGCATGATTAGATCTCAGGTGGCGGGCAGTATTATCAATATTGCGTCCATCCTCGGTTTGCAACCCAGTGCCAATAATGCTTTGTACGCGACAGCGAAGGCTGGGGTGGTTCAGCTAACAAAAAATAGTGCACAGGAGTTGTGGCGGCACAACATTAGAGTAAATGCCTTATGTCCAGGATATTTTGAAACTGAGATTAACGCGGACTTCTTTAAGTCGGATAAAGGTGCTCAGTATCTTAATAAAATTCCGCCGCGTCGTTTAGGACAAATGGATGAGTTGACCATGCCCTTGCTGATGCTAGCGAGTAGCGCGGGCTCATTTGTGACTGGGGTGGCCCTGCCCGTAGACGGCGGGCATCTATTGCAGTCTCTTTAG
- a CDS encoding LysR family transcriptional regulator codes for MANTKIDLNLFTVFDAIYSQQSLTRAAGVLHVSQPAVSSSLAKLRSIFDDPLFVRTSAGMTPTPLARQLVTTVRDSLKNLNDCVASRIPFNPATAKRTFRIHATENAELILLPALLKQLKQRAPEITLEVIFSDRRKVAYEMASGHVHLAVDAPLLSHPELISLPLQTDDHICVMRPDHPLARTCLGIDDFLQQEHIHVSSRTKGAGHVDLALRSIGYTRKIVLRLQHFTALPPLLAQSNYIAAVPAGVTHQWPLHKQALPFATPKLELQVFWHKSVEHDPAILWLRELTMEVARQS; via the coding sequence ATGGCCAACACAAAAATAGACCTTAATCTGTTCACCGTCTTTGACGCCATCTACTCCCAGCAGAGCCTAACCCGCGCGGCAGGGGTTTTACACGTTAGCCAACCTGCGGTAAGCAGTTCACTGGCAAAATTGCGGAGTATCTTTGATGACCCCTTATTTGTACGTACCAGTGCAGGCATGACGCCCACGCCACTCGCTAGACAGCTAGTGACAACGGTTCGTGACTCATTGAAAAACCTGAACGACTGCGTTGCAAGTCGCATCCCCTTCAATCCCGCAACCGCAAAACGAACATTCCGAATACACGCCACCGAAAATGCCGAGTTGATATTACTTCCCGCACTGTTAAAACAACTTAAACAACGCGCGCCCGAAATAACATTGGAAGTCATATTTAGCGACCGACGCAAAGTTGCCTATGAAATGGCCAGTGGACACGTGCATCTTGCCGTTGACGCTCCATTATTAAGCCATCCCGAGCTCATTAGTCTGCCGCTCCAAACCGACGACCATATCTGTGTGATGCGACCTGACCATCCTCTAGCCAGGACTTGCCTAGGGATTGACGATTTCCTACAGCAAGAACACATTCACGTTTCAAGCCGCACAAAGGGGGCGGGACATGTAGATCTAGCTCTCAGGTCTATCGGTTACACCCGCAAGATCGTATTGCGTTTACAGCACTTTACTGCACTCCCCCCGCTGCTCGCTCAATCAAACTATATTGCCGCAGTACCGGCCGGCGTTACCCATCAATGGCCGCTGCACAAACAAGCCCTGCCCTTCGCCACCCCGAAATTAGAACTGCAAGTTTTTTGGCACAAAAGTGTCGAGCACGACCCTGCCATATTGTGGTTGCGGGAACTGACAATGGAAGTAGCACGGCAAAGTTAG
- a CDS encoding winged helix-turn-helix domain-containing protein — MTYSLSAAEARKLILHAQLLPAAKPAGKSLAATLSAIEHLGYIQIDTISAIQRAHHHTLWNRNPRYQQSQLNELVATGDVFEYWSHAAAYLPMKDYRYTLIRKHAIASGEQRHWYAPDKSLMKSVLRRITEEGPLMAKDFEYKGEKLGEWRSKPAKKALESLFMQGDLMISGRENFHKVYDLSERVLPSHINTSTPSQEEYARYLIRAYLQANGAGNADEIAYLRKNTKPLINTHLRNMVENQELLKIDINDKQYYAFPKSLDLLRKPLARSKLAILSPFDNLLIQRKRMQMLFDFDYLIECYLPEHKRQYGYFSLPILWNGNLVARMDCKADRKTSTLYIRHLAIESSLKNHDGFFEALGNTLPDFMRFNNCQQLQADKTTPASLLPQLIKLTQQ, encoded by the coding sequence ATGACTTATTCGCTATCCGCCGCAGAGGCAAGAAAACTCATACTACATGCCCAGCTATTACCGGCGGCCAAGCCAGCTGGTAAATCGTTGGCTGCGACTTTGTCCGCCATTGAGCATCTTGGTTATATTCAAATCGATACCATATCTGCCATTCAGCGTGCCCACCACCACACTTTATGGAATCGCAACCCTCGCTATCAACAATCACAGCTCAATGAGTTGGTGGCCACTGGTGACGTTTTTGAATACTGGTCACACGCTGCAGCCTATTTGCCGATGAAGGACTATCGCTACACCTTAATACGCAAACACGCTATTGCCAGCGGAGAGCAACGGCACTGGTATGCACCAGATAAATCACTAATGAAATCGGTGTTACGCCGTATTACAGAGGAAGGCCCATTAATGGCAAAGGACTTTGAATACAAGGGTGAAAAATTAGGTGAATGGCGGAGTAAACCCGCAAAAAAAGCACTGGAAAGCCTATTTATGCAGGGAGACCTAATGATTTCAGGACGTGAAAACTTCCATAAAGTCTACGATCTATCTGAGCGCGTTTTACCTAGCCATATCAACACGAGCACCCCCTCCCAAGAAGAATACGCTCGTTATCTAATCCGCGCTTATCTACAGGCAAACGGAGCTGGAAACGCCGATGAAATAGCCTATTTACGTAAAAACACCAAACCACTGATAAACACTCACCTTCGGAATATGGTGGAAAATCAAGAGCTGCTGAAAATTGATATCAATGACAAGCAATACTACGCTTTTCCGAAATCCCTCGACTTGCTCCGCAAGCCGCTCGCCCGAAGCAAACTTGCGATCCTATCGCCTTTTGATAATTTACTGATTCAACGTAAACGGATGCAAATGCTATTCGACTTCGATTACTTAATTGAATGTTATCTCCCTGAGCATAAACGGCAGTATGGGTACTTCTCACTGCCAATATTATGGAATGGAAACTTAGTTGCACGAATGGACTGTAAGGCTGACAGAAAAACATCAACCTTATATATACGTCATCTTGCGATAGAATCATCACTCAAAAACCATGACGGCTTCTTCGAGGCCCTCGGCAATACCCTTCCTGATTTTATGCGCTTCAACAACTGCCAGCAGCTACAAGCCGATAAAACAACTCCTGCTAGTTTATTACCACAACTGATCAAACTAACGCAGCAATAA
- a CDS encoding acetyl-CoA acetyltransferase produces MANLTPILVASGQYVFRDAVTVDSAMSPVDIAAKAAEVALTTANAGDDLVSHIDTIAFIRGFVDSVPGGAGPFGMSNNVPRSLAKRIGARPERAIYGREGGHSPQRFVNEFAEKIAAGEMSMGLIAGAEATGIMKQALRAGLALDWSEEVEGSLDDRGCHWLFTEHEIAHGITFPTQVYPLFENAWRARHGLSVTEHRALASRLFAKFSEVAANNPYSQFPVARSAEFLNTVSEENYWVAHPHTKWMVAQDAVNQGAALLMCSVDKAVELGIPESQWIYLHSYADVDDRFVSARPDLSVSESMKLTLNGVLDAVGKSITDVEVIDIYSCFPIAVLAACESMGLDWNTDKTLTVTGGLPFFGGAGNSYSTHAIASLTDKLREQPAEFGLITANGGFLSKQSVGLYSAQAPDVACQNADAEMQSTFDRTPEVDVVIEANGIATIETYTLVYKRGVPNLGIVVGRLEDGRRFLANTAADDHDAFAILAGDDEVVGRQVTVSHHAPQNIVRFS; encoded by the coding sequence GTGGCTAATTTGACCCCAATTTTGGTTGCGTCTGGGCAATATGTATTTCGAGATGCGGTGACAGTAGATTCAGCAATGTCACCGGTAGATATTGCGGCTAAGGCCGCTGAGGTGGCGTTAACTACTGCCAATGCCGGCGATGATCTGGTGTCGCACATTGATACAATCGCCTTTATCAGAGGCTTTGTTGACTCTGTACCTGGTGGTGCTGGGCCATTCGGCATGAGTAATAATGTCCCGCGTTCACTCGCTAAGCGTATTGGCGCGAGGCCTGAACGGGCGATCTACGGGCGTGAAGGGGGGCATTCTCCACAGCGTTTTGTTAATGAGTTTGCGGAGAAAATCGCGGCCGGTGAGATGTCAATGGGATTGATTGCTGGAGCTGAAGCAACCGGCATTATGAAACAGGCATTACGTGCTGGGCTTGCACTAGATTGGAGTGAAGAAGTTGAGGGCAGCCTAGACGACCGTGGGTGTCATTGGCTATTTACCGAACATGAAATTGCACACGGTATTACCTTTCCAACACAAGTTTATCCTCTGTTTGAAAATGCATGGCGTGCACGTCACGGTTTAAGTGTTACTGAGCATCGCGCCTTGGCATCTCGTTTGTTTGCAAAATTCTCAGAAGTGGCTGCCAATAATCCCTATTCTCAATTTCCAGTGGCACGTAGTGCAGAGTTTTTAAATACCGTGTCTGAAGAGAATTACTGGGTTGCACACCCACATACCAAATGGATGGTGGCGCAAGATGCGGTCAATCAGGGCGCTGCATTATTAATGTGCTCTGTTGATAAGGCTGTGGAGTTGGGTATTCCTGAATCACAGTGGATTTATTTACACAGCTACGCGGATGTTGATGATCGCTTTGTGTCGGCGCGACCTGATTTAAGCGTGTCCGAATCGATGAAATTGACATTAAACGGAGTGCTTGATGCTGTTGGGAAATCAATTACAGATGTTGAGGTAATTGATATTTATAGTTGTTTCCCGATTGCGGTATTGGCGGCATGTGAGTCTATGGGCTTAGATTGGAATACAGACAAGACGTTAACAGTGACTGGTGGCCTCCCGTTTTTTGGTGGTGCGGGTAATAGTTACAGTACCCATGCTATTGCAAGCTTGACCGATAAACTGCGCGAACAACCTGCGGAGTTTGGTTTGATTACCGCGAATGGTGGCTTTTTGTCTAAGCAATCTGTGGGTTTGTATTCTGCGCAAGCACCAGACGTAGCCTGCCAAAATGCCGATGCAGAGATGCAATCCACATTTGATCGTACGCCTGAGGTGGACGTGGTAATAGAGGCGAATGGTATTGCTACGATTGAGACCTATACGTTGGTCTATAAACGTGGTGTGCCTAACCTGGGTATAGTGGTTGGCCGCTTAGAAGATGGTCGGAGATTTTTGGCTAATACGGCTGCAGATGACCATGATGCATTTGCGATATTGGCTGGAGACGACGAGGTTGTTGGTCGTCAAGTGACGGTCAGCCATCATGCGCCACAGAATATAGTACGTTTCTCATAG